The proteins below are encoded in one region of Vulpes lagopus strain Blue_001 chromosome 10, ASM1834538v1, whole genome shotgun sequence:
- the SDR42E1 gene encoding short-chain dehydrogenase/reductase family 42E member 1, whose translation MEAQKSPKETVLITGGGGYFGFRLGCTLNQKGFHVILFDISSPTHSIPEGIEFIRGDIRHLSDVEKAFQDADVTCVFHIASYGMSGREQLNRSLIEEVNVGGTDNILQVCRRRGVPRLVYTSTFNVIFGGQVIRNGDESLPYLPLHLHPDHYSRTKSIAEKKVLEASGTTLVRSDGVLRTCALRPAGIYGPGEQRHLPRIVSYIERGLFKFVYGDPRSLVEFVHVDNLVQAHILASEALKADKGHIASGQPYFISDGRPVNNFEFFRPLVEGLGYTFPSVRLPLTLIYCFAFLTEMVHFILGRLYNFQPFLTRTEVYKTGVTHYFSLDKAKKELGYEAQPFDLQDVVDWFKAHGHGRSSGNRDSECLVWDGLMVFLLAMAVLTWLPPSAVLSL comes from the exons GGAAACTGTCCTCATTACAGGAGGAGGTGGCTATTTTGGTTTCCG acTGGGCTGTACTCTGAACCAGAAAGGATTCCACGTGATTCTGTTTGATATCAGCAGCCCCACTCATTCCATTCCAGAAGGAATCGAGTTCATCCGTGGAGACATTCGCCACCTCTCTGATGTGGAGAAAGCCTTCCAGGATGCAGATGTCACGTGTGTGTTCCATATTGCCTCTTACGGCATGTCAGGGCGGGAGCAACTGAATCGAAGCCTGATAGAAGAAGTCAATGTCGGGGGCACAGACAACATCCTCCAGGTTTGCAGGAGGAGAGGGGTGCCAAGATTAGTTTACACTAGTACTTTCAATGTCATCTTTGGAGGTCAAGTCATCAGAAATGGAGATGAATCTCTGCCTTACCTACCTCTTCACCTCCATCCCGATCACTACTCTCGGACGAAATCTATTGCAGAGAAGAAGGTGCTGGAGGCCAGTGGTACCACCCTGGTGAGAAGTGATGGTGTCTTAAGAACCTGTGCTCTGAGACCAGCTGGCATATATGGGCCTGGAGAGCAAAGGCACCTTCCCAGGATAGTGAGCTACATTGAGAGGGGTCTGTTCAAGTTTGTGTATGGGGATCCTAGGAGCCTGGTGGAATTTGTCCACGTGGATAACTTGGTACAGGCTCACATTCTGGCCTCCGAGGCTCTGAAAGCTGACAAAGGTCACATTGCCTCTGGGCAACCCTACTTCATCTCAGATGGCAGACCTGTGAACAACTTTGAGTTCTTCCGGCCTTTGGTTGAGGGCCTGGGCTACACATTCCCATCTGTCCGCCTGCCGTTGACCCTCATCTACTGCTTTGCTTTCCTAACAGAAATGGTTCACTTCATTTTAGGGCGACTATATAATTTCCAGCCCTTCCTCACCCGCACAGAAGTTTACAAAACTGGCGTCACCCATTACTTCAGCCTAGACAAGGCCAAGAAAGAGCTAGGTTATGAGGCTCAGCCATTTGACCTCCAGGACGTAGTCGATTGGTTTAAAGCACATGGTCATGGCAGAAGTTCTGGGAATCGTGACTCTGAATGTCTTGTTTGGGATGGGCTGATGGTCTTTCTCTTGGCCATGGCAGTTCTCACATGGCTGCCTCCTTCTGCAGTTCTGTCACTATGA